From Verrucomicrobiia bacterium, the proteins below share one genomic window:
- a CDS encoding DUF1501 domain-containing protein gives MKHPAPRWSRRDLLRQAANGFGAVALSALFGGGSRAAAGAGEGPRPPHVVPRARQVIFLFMEGAVSQVDSFDHKPLLARHHGENPRQAIGRLEKTQFEQIGTVLQSPWSFARHGGSGLWISELFPHIARCADDLCVIRSMTSAFPEHTSANYFLHSGLGLQGRPSMGAWIAYGLGSFNENLPGFVVLNGGQIPSGGLDCFGSGFLPASHQGSLLNANGTPLANIVPGEATPARQLAKRRLADRLNRLALVESGGGDALESAIANAELAARMQVAIPELLELRGETAATQRLYGMEAGDPHTRTYARQCLIARRMVERGVRFIELTIPMVDGFARWDAHGGLVKNHGDNARAVDQPIAGLLADLKSRGLLESTLVVFASEFGRTPFAQGSDGRDHNEHGFSIWLAGGGIRPGMAYGATDDWGYRAVENPLEIHDLHATMLHLLGVDHTALTHRFGGRDIRLTDVHGRVVWDLLA, from the coding sequence ATGAAGCATCCAGCGCCCCGATGGTCGCGTCGCGACCTGCTCCGGCAGGCGGCGAACGGATTTGGTGCCGTGGCCCTGTCGGCGTTGTTCGGTGGCGGGTCCCGCGCCGCGGCGGGTGCCGGCGAAGGGCCGCGACCGCCTCATGTCGTGCCGAGGGCGCGCCAGGTGATCTTCCTGTTCATGGAGGGGGCCGTGTCGCAGGTGGACAGCTTTGACCACAAGCCGCTGCTGGCCAGACACCATGGTGAGAATCCGCGCCAGGCCATCGGCAGGCTCGAGAAGACGCAGTTCGAGCAGATCGGCACGGTCCTGCAGTCGCCGTGGTCCTTCGCACGGCATGGCGGGAGCGGGCTGTGGATCAGCGAGCTCTTTCCCCACATCGCCCGGTGTGCCGATGACCTGTGCGTGATCCGCTCCATGACCTCGGCGTTTCCCGAGCACACGAGTGCCAACTATTTTCTGCACAGTGGACTTGGCCTGCAGGGGCGTCCAAGCATGGGGGCCTGGATCGCCTACGGACTCGGGAGTTTCAATGAGAACCTTCCGGGGTTTGTCGTGCTCAATGGCGGGCAGATTCCCTCCGGTGGTCTCGACTGCTTCGGCAGCGGATTCCTTCCCGCAAGTCACCAGGGGTCGTTGCTCAACGCGAACGGGACCCCGCTGGCCAACATTGTACCCGGCGAGGCGACGCCGGCGCGGCAGCTCGCCAAGCGGCGCCTGGCGGACCGGTTGAACCGGCTCGCGCTGGTCGAATCCGGCGGCGGTGACGCCCTGGAAAGTGCCATTGCCAACGCCGAGCTGGCGGCGCGCATGCAGGTGGCGATTCCGGAACTGCTGGAGCTTCGCGGGGAAACGGCCGCCACGCAGCGGCTCTACGGCATGGAGGCCGGAGATCCCCACACGCGCACCTACGCACGGCAGTGCCTGATCGCGCGGCGCATGGTGGAGCGGGGGGTCCGCTTCATCGAACTGACCATTCCGATGGTGGACGGCTTCGCTCGATGGGATGCCCACGGCGGGCTGGTGAAAAATCATGGGGACAATGCCCGGGCCGTGGACCAGCCGATCGCCGGACTGCTGGCCGATCTGAAGTCCCGGGGCCTGCTGGAGTCCACGCTGGTGGTGTTCGCCAGCGAGTTTGGGCGGACGCCGTTCGCCCAGGGTTCCGACGGGCGCGATCACAACGAGCACGGATTCAGCATCTGGCTGGCCGGCGGGGGAATCCGGCCCGGCATGGCCTACGGTGCCACCGATGATTGGGGCTACCGCGCGGTGGAGAACCCGCTCGAGATTCACGACCTGCACGCGACCATGCTGCACCTGCTGGGAGTGGACCACACCGCGCTGACCCATCGGTTTGGCGGCCGCGACATCCGGCTGACGGACGTGCACGGTCGCGTGGTTTGGGATCTGCTGGCGTAG
- a CDS encoding glycosyltransferase family 39 protein: MSPAELKSRSHLPWLLFALLAVTVTVLFRPGGLPLINPDEGRNAEVAREMKESGSWLVPTYNGLPYLDKPAFYFKTVALSLAVFGDNELGARIPSALFALGVLGLTGWITRRDVGARPAALAVLVVTTLPLFLSQARIVIFDMALAFFVCLSILAGFVAESPGNARRRTWYLVGAAAAGCATLVKGPVGFVLPLLVLASYHVLERRWDALRRLLHPLHVLVVILVVLPWFLGVSREHPDFPAYGLVEESFKRFTTRQFRRTAPPYYYLVVLPVTFLPWSLLIPGAALPALRQWRSLPAISRLSIVWSLSVVTFFSLSQSKLPGYILSVTVPFGILVSQLIERAMRHPAGRSARLLRGAAMALAITALLLAVALVIVAPQTGLLARPLVIPRVDLNRFLPHLTAVLVMLLCVGCANAASVWRRTVGGAVISIAALPLLLIVLGRGVFREVFESRSAVRMAAQIRQLPEGTELVFLRCFPAGLPFYLRRTGTLVTTDGSELTSNYIEYALKRTTDWPSPVVRLDDFEEWLAARKAPVYLMVQDNERDRFLALADARAIPVDEYPRRFRGMLLPPRRGF, translated from the coding sequence GTGTCGCCCGCCGAATTGAAGTCACGATCCCACCTCCCCTGGTTGCTGTTCGCGCTGCTGGCGGTGACGGTGACGGTGCTGTTTCGACCTGGCGGCCTGCCGCTCATCAATCCCGACGAAGGCCGGAATGCGGAGGTGGCCCGGGAGATGAAGGAGTCCGGATCCTGGCTGGTGCCCACCTACAACGGTCTGCCCTACCTCGACAAGCCGGCGTTCTATTTCAAGACCGTCGCCCTTTCCCTTGCCGTCTTTGGCGACAATGAGCTGGGAGCGCGGATTCCATCCGCACTGTTCGCCCTTGGCGTGCTGGGGTTGACCGGCTGGATCACGCGACGCGATGTCGGCGCCCGGCCGGCGGCCCTCGCCGTGTTGGTGGTCACCACCCTGCCGCTGTTTCTGAGCCAGGCGCGCATTGTGATCTTCGACATGGCCCTGGCCTTTTTCGTCTGCCTTTCCATCCTCGCGGGGTTCGTTGCCGAGTCCCCCGGAAACGCCCGGAGGCGGACGTGGTACCTTGTCGGGGCCGCTGCCGCCGGATGCGCCACACTGGTCAAGGGCCCCGTGGGCTTCGTGCTGCCCCTCCTGGTTCTGGCTTCCTACCACGTGTTGGAACGTCGCTGGGATGCGCTCCGTCGGCTGCTGCACCCGCTGCACGTTCTGGTGGTGATCCTCGTCGTGCTTCCGTGGTTTCTTGGCGTGTCGCGGGAGCATCCGGATTTTCCGGCGTACGGGCTGGTGGAGGAATCGTTCAAGCGGTTCACCACCCGCCAGTTTCGCCGGACGGCTCCGCCCTATTACTACCTCGTGGTCCTGCCGGTGACCTTTCTTCCCTGGAGCCTGCTCATTCCCGGGGCCGCACTTCCGGCGCTCCGCCAGTGGCGGTCCCTTCCGGCAATCAGCCGACTCTCCATCGTCTGGAGCCTGTCGGTGGTGACGTTCTTCTCCCTGTCTCAGTCCAAGCTGCCCGGGTACATCCTGAGTGTCACGGTCCCATTCGGCATCCTCGTGTCCCAGTTGATTGAACGGGCCATGCGGCACCCGGCCGGTCGCAGCGCGCGACTCCTGCGCGGTGCGGCGATGGCCCTCGCGATCACCGCACTGCTCCTGGCCGTGGCGCTGGTGATTGTCGCACCGCAGACGGGACTGCTCGCGCGGCCCCTGGTGATCCCGCGTGTGGATCTCAACCGGTTCCTTCCCCATCTCACCGCAGTGCTGGTGATGCTGCTGTGCGTGGGATGCGCCAATGCGGCCAGCGTCTGGCGTCGCACCGTCGGCGGTGCGGTCATCAGCATCGCCGCCCTGCCCCTGCTCCTCATTGTCCTCGGCCGGGGTGTGTTTCGCGAGGTGTTCGAATCGCGCTCCGCCGTCCGGATGGCCGCGCAAATTCGGCAGCTTCCGGAGGGCACGGAACTGGTCTTCCTCCGCTGCTTTCCCGCGGGATTGCCCTTCTACCTCCGCCGCACCGGGACCCTGGTCACCACGGACGGCAGCGAGTTGACCAGCAACTACATCGAGTACGCGCTGAAGCGGACGACCGACTGGCCGTCGCCGGTGGTTCGACTGGACGATTTCGAGGAGTGGCTCGCGGCCCGCAAGGCTCCAGTCTATTTGATGGTTCAGGACAACGAACGCGACCGCTTCCTGGCCCTGGCCGACGCGCGCGCGATTCCTGTGGACGAATACCCGCGCCGCTTCCGGGGCATGCTGCTGCCACCACGGCGAGGCTTCTGA
- the asnB gene encoding asparagine synthase (glutamine-hydrolyzing) yields MCGICGIVGFGEAPEVHQIRARVDAMLDALRHRGPNATGARGADDAVLGATRLAVRGIAAPDQPSVDLPTGVIVVCNGEIDNHEELRRWLEGRGRSVPAGSDVEVLPGLYLELGDAFVERLAGAFALAVWDPRSRRLLLARDRAGERPLFFTTLPGQFRFASEVAALRESGGVSPQFSGEGIRGYLQFGNFAAPRSPFAHIEKVAPGERLVRDASGLQRSRYWRWSVTRCAKRAPSLEDFDSVFREAVRRQSDMETRFAVFLSGGLDSSLVAAVARSLRPELPLRAYTVRFDVESFDEGDVAATVAQRLGLEQRCVWVRPEDLQSELPALVRRVGEPLADPAWLPAALLAREAARDFRMTLVGEGADELFGGYPTYLGALLAQRFNRLPGAFQSLLRRAVNALPASEGKVTVSYLLKRFVHDAGVEGMARHQLWNSQISPELLRRLGVAPAPLPGELPPEGDLMDRIQQWDLEVPLAEGLLTKADRASMSSAMELRAPFLDVAVLEFAASLPVRERVRGFTTKVFLKRYAARYLPGNIVHRRKRGLSVPLGRWLRGPMRDWAAASLEGRHLEPLGLRPAGARAIFQEHLDRKADHARALWTLIVLSHWHQQVAGSEAGRDGADT; encoded by the coding sequence ATGTGCGGCATTTGCGGCATTGTAGGCTTCGGGGAGGCTCCTGAAGTGCATCAGATCCGGGCGCGCGTGGATGCCATGCTCGACGCGCTCCGGCACCGGGGGCCCAATGCGACTGGCGCTCGGGGAGCCGACGATGCCGTCCTCGGGGCCACCCGGCTTGCGGTCCGCGGAATCGCCGCACCCGACCAGCCGTCCGTGGACCTACCCACGGGTGTGATCGTGGTGTGCAACGGGGAGATTGATAATCACGAGGAACTGCGCCGGTGGCTGGAGGGGCGTGGACGCTCCGTGCCGGCAGGCAGCGATGTGGAGGTCCTGCCCGGCCTCTATCTGGAGCTGGGGGATGCCTTTGTGGAACGGCTTGCGGGCGCCTTTGCCCTTGCGGTGTGGGATCCCCGTTCCCGGCGTCTTTTGCTGGCCCGGGACCGGGCGGGGGAGCGCCCATTGTTCTTCACCACCCTGCCCGGGCAGTTCCGTTTTGCGAGCGAAGTCGCCGCCCTTCGCGAATCCGGAGGCGTGTCACCTCAATTCAGCGGGGAGGGGATTCGTGGTTACCTGCAGTTCGGAAACTTCGCCGCGCCCCGGTCGCCGTTTGCCCACATCGAGAAGGTGGCTCCGGGCGAACGGCTCGTGAGGGACGCCTCGGGACTGCAGCGAAGCCGTTACTGGCGATGGTCCGTCACCCGGTGCGCCAAGCGCGCTCCTTCACTGGAGGACTTTGACTCCGTTTTTCGTGAGGCGGTCCGGCGGCAGAGCGACATGGAAACCCGGTTTGCCGTCTTTCTCAGTGGCGGACTCGACTCCTCGCTGGTGGCCGCGGTCGCACGGTCGTTGCGTCCGGAGCTCCCGTTGCGCGCCTACACGGTCCGGTTTGATGTCGAATCCTTCGACGAGGGCGACGTGGCGGCGACGGTGGCGCAGCGTCTCGGGCTGGAGCAGCGCTGCGTGTGGGTCCGTCCGGAGGACCTGCAGTCGGAGCTGCCGGCCCTGGTGCGGCGCGTCGGCGAACCGCTGGCCGACCCGGCCTGGCTGCCGGCGGCGCTGCTCGCCCGCGAGGCGGCCCGCGACTTTCGGATGACCCTGGTCGGCGAGGGCGCGGACGAATTGTTCGGCGGGTATCCCACCTACCTGGGGGCGCTGCTGGCGCAACGCTTCAACAGGCTGCCGGGAGCCTTCCAATCCCTTCTTCGTCGGGCGGTGAACGCGCTGCCGGCGAGCGAGGGCAAGGTCACCGTCTCCTATCTGCTCAAGCGCTTCGTCCACGACGCGGGGGTCGAAGGCATGGCCCGGCACCAGTTGTGGAATTCCCAGATCAGCCCGGAGCTGCTGAGGCGTCTCGGGGTCGCACCGGCCCCCCTTCCCGGGGAACTCCCTCCGGAGGGCGACCTGATGGACCGCATCCAGCAATGGGATCTGGAGGTCCCCCTCGCCGAGGGACTCCTCACCAAGGCGGACCGCGCCAGCATGAGTTCCGCCATGGAGCTGCGCGCGCCCTTCCTCGATGTCGCCGTCCTGGAGTTCGCCGCCTCGCTGCCGGTCCGCGAACGCGTGCGCGGCTTCACCACAAAGGTCTTCCTGAAGCGCTACGCCGCACGCTATCTGCCCGGCAACATCGTCCATCGCCGGAAGCGCGGTCTTTCGGTGCCGTTGGGACGCTGGCTCCGGGGTCCGATGCGGGACTGGGCCGCCGCATCCCTCGAGGGCCGCCACCTGGAACCGCTCGGCCTCCGGCCGGCTGGCGCCCGCGCGATCTTCCAGGAGCACCTCGATCGGAAGGCCGACCATGCGCGCGCGCTCTGGACCCTCATCGTCCTGAGCCACTGGCATCAGCAGGTGGCGGGTTCAGAAGCGGGCAGGGACGGTGCCGACACGTAG
- a CDS encoding HEAT repeat domain-containing protein, which translates to MNRSRCIAILLATGLFVHGDGPASFDYDALLEGMQVPPEITLDLAAGVPDVRFPMFACFDDPGYLYVAESSGRDLYGGLQQRSRDCRVTRLEDTNNDGRFDQATVFHDGVTFPMGLAWHNGRLYLADPPELIVLTDTDGDGRADRREILFSGFGHQDNGSLHGLVFGPDGLLYFTMGEPDGWRLPRGDGSFLEGGNGALFRCRPDGSRLEVISRGFVNLVEIEFLPGGEFIGTDNWYQKPAGGHRDALVDCPPGGLFPYAPDRGTPLPRTGITLPPLTLLPAVAHSGVMRPRGAGIPTAWRDSLFTAEFNTRNVVRHELHRVGSTFASTPREFVVGRPPDFHPSDVLEDADGSLLIVDTGAWYVEHCPTGRIRSSRAPGGIYRLRWNQAPSIPDPRGRSLEWDEVTSDDLARRLDDPRYVVADRAARELVGRQAADALVASLGRPGGAASRTRVLWSLAQLSDNASLTAIRDLLDDPDPTVVTTSSRALALRRDPSSGDSLARRLDSTNAPVRRAAAEALAVCGSKSHAPLLVSALERARDAFEEHACILALLALADEPLVRGQLTHDSPRVRRAALHLLDQPPWNTLRFPDLVAPLGADDTPLRLAALRLLERHPGWAADALPWLRAQLGGPEADHERSQALQGLLVAFQGDASVRGLITEFLQPGAPVSDTTRALLLGLLPSLTAQKPEPAWIPAIAGALNDPTFRAAGLSAAAAHPRSEWKPLLTTLAEDAAVPAAQRLLAARLTARHPQLSDGLFTLALDALDPRAPAPDRLAATDLLAHVQLDPAQLGRLLAVMQPASGVSPDPFLPALARAANAQTRSALADDFTARLRSGWSPNRDTLDQVLGLFPGDAALRASLLMAWEQNNATPSQRLAQFRPLLTGGDAERGRELFVLATCAGCHRIGEHGGESGPDLTRIGAIRSGDDLLESILFPSSSFAQGFEPYALTRRDGEEVAGILVAQGPEGVSLRDGTGMLHQVPAADVASLERQQRSAMPEGLEQLLTPGEFRDLLAYLQDLK; encoded by the coding sequence ATGAACCGCTCCCGGTGCATCGCAATACTCCTGGCGACCGGGCTTTTCGTTCACGGCGATGGCCCGGCCTCGTTCGACTACGACGCCCTTCTCGAAGGCATGCAGGTTCCGCCGGAAATTACCCTCGACCTCGCGGCGGGCGTCCCGGACGTCCGGTTCCCAATGTTCGCCTGCTTCGATGATCCCGGGTATCTCTACGTCGCGGAGTCGTCCGGACGGGACCTCTATGGAGGGCTCCAGCAACGGTCCCGCGACTGCCGGGTCACCCGTCTGGAGGACACGAACAACGACGGTCGCTTTGATCAGGCAACGGTCTTTCATGACGGCGTGACGTTCCCAATGGGTCTTGCCTGGCACAATGGCCGGCTGTACCTCGCGGATCCGCCGGAATTGATCGTGCTGACGGACACCGACGGCGACGGCCGTGCGGACCGGAGGGAAATCCTGTTCAGCGGCTTCGGCCACCAGGACAACGGCAGTCTGCACGGCCTGGTTTTCGGACCGGACGGGTTGCTTTATTTCACGATGGGGGAGCCGGACGGCTGGCGGCTGCCTCGCGGCGACGGCTCCTTCCTCGAAGGCGGCAACGGGGCCTTGTTCCGATGCCGGCCCGACGGTTCGCGGCTGGAGGTGATCAGCCGGGGATTCGTGAATCTCGTCGAGATCGAATTCCTGCCCGGCGGAGAATTCATCGGCACGGACAACTGGTATCAGAAGCCCGCCGGCGGCCATCGCGACGCGCTGGTGGACTGCCCGCCGGGCGGACTGTTTCCGTATGCGCCAGATCGCGGCACCCCGCTGCCCCGCACCGGCATCACGCTGCCGCCGTTGACACTCCTGCCGGCCGTCGCCCACAGCGGGGTGATGCGTCCGCGTGGTGCGGGAATCCCCACGGCGTGGCGTGACAGCCTTTTCACCGCCGAGTTCAACACCCGTAACGTCGTGCGACATGAGCTCCATCGCGTCGGCTCGACCTTCGCCTCGACCCCCCGGGAATTCGTCGTCGGCAGACCGCCGGACTTTCACCCCTCCGATGTGCTGGAGGATGCAGACGGATCCCTCCTCATCGTGGACACGGGCGCCTGGTATGTGGAGCATTGCCCCACCGGGCGCATCCGGAGCTCCCGCGCGCCAGGCGGTATTTACCGGCTGCGCTGGAATCAGGCGCCGTCCATCCCGGATCCGCGCGGACGATCCCTGGAATGGGACGAAGTCACGAGCGACGATCTCGCCAGGCGTCTCGACGATCCCCGGTATGTCGTCGCCGACCGGGCGGCCCGCGAACTCGTTGGGCGCCAGGCGGCGGACGCTTTGGTGGCATCGCTGGGGCGGCCCGGTGGCGCAGCCAGCCGGACCCGCGTCCTGTGGTCGCTCGCCCAACTGTCGGACAACGCGTCGCTGACCGCGATCCGCGACCTGCTTGACGACCCGGACCCAACCGTCGTCACTACTTCTTCCCGAGCGCTCGCCCTGCGCCGGGATCCATCGTCCGGCGACTCCCTGGCCCGGCGGCTTGACTCCACGAACGCACCGGTGCGCCGCGCGGCCGCCGAGGCCCTGGCCGTGTGTGGGTCGAAGTCCCACGCCCCATTGCTGGTGTCCGCCTTGGAGCGGGCCCGGGATGCATTCGAGGAACACGCCTGCATCCTGGCGCTGCTTGCCCTGGCGGATGAACCGCTTGTTCGCGGCCAACTGACGCATGACTCACCGCGCGTCCGCCGGGCGGCGCTCCATCTGCTCGATCAGCCTCCATGGAACACCCTCCGCTTCCCGGATCTTGTCGCGCCCCTTGGAGCGGATGATACCCCGCTGCGCCTGGCGGCCCTCCGTCTGCTGGAACGTCATCCGGGCTGGGCCGCGGACGCCCTGCCGTGGTTGCGCGCTCAACTTGGCGGCCCGGAGGCGGATCACGAACGATCCCAAGCTCTGCAAGGGTTGCTCGTTGCCTTCCAGGGCGACGCCTCGGTGCGCGGCCTGATCACGGAGTTCCTGCAACCCGGCGCCCCGGTCTCCGACACCACCCGCGCGCTGCTTCTGGGGCTGCTGCCCTCGCTCACCGCACAGAAACCCGAACCCGCCTGGATTCCGGCGATCGCCGGTGCGCTGAACGACCCGACGTTCCGGGCCGCCGGCCTGAGCGCTGCGGCAGCGCATCCCCGATCGGAATGGAAACCGCTGCTCACGACGCTGGCCGAGGACGCCGCGGTCCCCGCTGCACAGCGGCTGCTCGCGGCGCGTCTGACGGCGCGCCATCCGCAGTTGAGTGACGGGTTGTTCACGCTCGCACTGGATGCTCTGGATCCCCGCGCCCCCGCCCCGGATCGCCTGGCGGCCACGGATTTGCTGGCCCATGTCCAGCTCGATCCCGCCCAACTCGGGCGTCTGCTGGCCGTGATGCAGCCGGCCAGCGGTGTTTCGCCGGACCCCTTCCTGCCGGCACTCGCCCGCGCCGCAAACGCGCAGACCCGATCCGCGCTTGCGGACGACTTCACGGCACGATTGCGGTCCGGCTGGTCGCCCAACCGTGACACTCTGGATCAGGTCCTGGGCCTGTTCCCCGGGGATGCCGCGCTGCGCGCGTCCTTGCTTATGGCATGGGAACAGAACAACGCCACCCCGTCGCAACGGCTCGCGCAATTCAGACCGCTGCTCACCGGCGGCGACGCGGAACGGGGGCGTGAATTGTTCGTCCTGGCCACCTGTGCGGGCTGTCATCGCATCGGCGAACACGGCGGAGAGAGTGGTCCCGACCTGACGCGGATTGGTGCCATCCGTTCCGGAGACGACCTGCTGGAATCCATTCTTTTTCCGAGCAGTTCGTTCGCCCAGGGTTTTGAACCCTACGCCCTGACCCGTCGGGATGGAGAGGAGGTTGCGGGCATCCTCGTCGCGCAGGGTCCGGAGGGCGTGAGTCTGCGCGACGGGACAGGCATGTTGCATCAGGTGCCTGCCGCCGATGTGGCATCGCTGGAGCGCCAGCAGCGTTCCGCCATGCCCGAAGGCCTGGAACAATTGCTGACTCCCGGGGAATTTCGCGACCTGCTCGCATACCTGCAGGACCTCAAATAG
- a CDS encoding chemotaxis protein CheW, which produces MRQRRLKAPASFPVAHYHCMSRVVNRDFVFGPPERECFVRLLREYEVFCGVRVLTYCILSNHFHILLEVPARPAVPLSADEVLARLEGLSGSALTPATFRQRLERYRSAGDAAGEQKFLERICATMWDVSGYMQRLKQRFTQWFNRRVGRRGVLWEERFRSVLVEGEGDPLSTMAAYIDLNPVRAGLVEDPMDYRWCGYGAAAAGDVTAREALGVLMAMAERRPAAATTCEEALTRYRIWLFGQGEERAGTAESGNPVRKGFSREAVLAVLAARGRVALPDYVRLRVRYFTDGAVLGTREYVDRVFSALRDRWGPKRTDGARPMRGLEGDWCVLRDLRKQVFG; this is translated from the coding sequence ATGCGTCAGCGCCGGCTCAAGGCTCCTGCTTCATTTCCCGTGGCCCACTACCACTGCATGTCCCGGGTGGTGAACCGCGATTTTGTCTTCGGCCCTCCGGAACGAGAATGCTTCGTCCGTCTCCTGCGCGAGTACGAAGTCTTCTGCGGCGTGCGCGTTCTGACCTACTGCATCCTCTCCAACCACTTCCACATTCTCCTCGAGGTGCCCGCCCGCCCTGCTGTTCCCCTCTCTGCAGATGAAGTACTTGCGCGCCTGGAGGGCCTTTCCGGCTCGGCCCTTACGCCGGCCACTTTCCGACAGCGCCTTGAAAGGTATCGATCGGCTGGCGACGCGGCCGGGGAGCAGAAGTTTCTGGAGCGGATCTGCGCCACGATGTGGGACGTCAGCGGCTATATGCAGCGTCTCAAACAGCGCTTCACTCAGTGGTTCAACCGCCGGGTCGGACGCCGGGGCGTGCTTTGGGAGGAGCGTTTCCGCAGCGTCCTGGTGGAGGGCGAGGGGGATCCACTCTCGACGATGGCAGCGTACATTGACCTGAATCCGGTGCGGGCAGGGTTGGTGGAGGATCCCATGGACTACCGCTGGTGCGGCTACGGCGCCGCGGCGGCCGGGGATGTCACCGCCCGCGAAGCGCTGGGCGTGTTGATGGCAATGGCGGAACGTCGTCCGGCAGCTGCCACGACGTGTGAGGAGGCGTTGACGCGGTATCGGATCTGGCTATTTGGGCAGGGAGAGGAGCGGGCTGGAACCGCGGAGAGCGGAAATCCGGTGCGGAAGGGATTCTCGCGGGAGGCAGTCTTGGCCGTGTTGGCGGCTCGGGGGCGGGTGGCACTGCCGGACTATGTTCGTCTGCGAGTGCGCTACTTCACCGATGGGGCGGTACTGGGGACCCGGGAGTACGTGGACCGCGTCTTCAGCGCGCTGCGGGATCGCTGGGGACCCAAACGGACAGACGGAGCCCGGCCCATGCGCGGACTGGAGGGGGACTGGTGCGTTCTGCGAGATTTACGGAAGCAGGTTTTCGGGTAA